From Manduca sexta isolate Smith_Timp_Sample1 unplaced genomic scaffold, JHU_Msex_v1.0 HiC_scaffold_2704, whole genome shotgun sequence:
ACATCAATTATAATCCTGCTTTGTAAAAAGTAACGTATATTTTACTCTATTTTATAGCTCTAATAAAACcctgttattataaataactgaCTACGgtcgacatattttttaattatgtcataAATAATGCACTAGGCGGTAAGAGGCGACGTAACTAAACTAAAGATGACTCGGATCATgtatacacatatatatttttacctttccAGACCCGACAGGTCCAATGATGGCGCAAAGTTTTCCTTTACGCAGCCGCAaagatatgttttttaatgCCAGAAAATTAGGGTCTCCAGTCCAACTGGCCGAGACGTCATGGATTTGCACAGCCGCATCGTCAAAGTGTGACATGCTTCGTAATAATCTTGAATTTTTTTGCGGCATATTACCTGTTCAATTAAACACTTATGTTTATTTCGATGATAAAATACAACCGCTTATTAATAAGATGCATCATAAATTTTAACTGCGGTTCTTGGTTATATATATTGTAGGAAATACAAAATTCCCTACAATCTTACTTTTCATTCTATCCATCGCAGCGATTCATCGATGGTTCATGATCATTTTCTTACCacaacttacataatattatctattcaACCAGATTACTAAGTATAATACAGGAAGAAGTAAAATAAGTACAATCAGCCACAAATGTAACTGAACAAAACGCTTCTCCacattattttcaaaagtaattttgttttctgtttatcTCATATAAAGTAAactctttgaaatttatttgaagtaaaaAAGGTCATTGTTGATACGGACAGCAAAAATTAagggcgatttgaaattttgaattagttcaaatactttattgtgcaatagaatatttttattgtcttcttatatatattttattatttcgatgtatattatcataataataatatatattcattaaaataaacatattgtcATTACCACAAAAAATTATCATTGCAGTATGCAACAACTTATATCAACATTATGTCAATATTATGAACACAACTCATAAGCGACGTTAAACAAGATTGTACAGATATAATGTGTGCAACATAGGACacgcattataaaatatattatatcttaatatgATAAGCACTCAGCCACAttgtagactttacacacctaaacaacaatttacttttttttaattattatatcatttcaCATTGAAATCTTGATTATATTACTTGATCATGgttaattatatctattaaaaaaataacaagcaaAACAAGCTTACGAAATAAACCTTTTACCTCTCCTGAAGTAGGTATTAGAATGTTCAAGATACGACTTTATTACATAATCAATAAGGTATGCCGCTTATCAATACTATCTGATGGAACTAACAAAGCCTGATGATTATACCAATAACCGGAGATTAATAATGTCACCTGCTATAGCACTTACCGGTTGCATGACTAGCGACAAATGTATCAGATTTTTGATTGTAAGAAAGCGGTCTCACTGCGTCAGGATGAAATTCTCGGAAACTCCCCTTTACGTTTCTGAACAAGTTGCTTGTTGGCGTCGCCGGAGTGGTGGCTATCAAATCGGCTCTGTCGTCTGTGAAGAAAGTTCTACATCAGGTACCAGCACGCActcatataaacatattataaaacaaagtcccacttcctgtatgttatcgatttattgaaaatctactgaacagatttttatgaattttggtatggagatagttcaagaccctgggaaagttataggctactttctatctcgggaaaatatacagcgtgaCATTTATCTCGGAATAATTCTTCACGCGGGtaaagctgcgagcaaaagctagtacgtaaataaaaaaagtttttaacgtTCGCCAAGCCATGAGGCCGTTATAATACAAGACTACTGGTATTCTCTTTTAACGtccgataataaaataaaaatatatatgagtaTTTTTTCTTACTGTGCATCGGTTTGAAAGAtctgtattatttgtgaattgtaGTAATCGCCTGCAAATACTGATCTTACATAGATAGTATATTGCTATCAATAACGCGCCATCGTATGATATTTACATTCATTACAAGCCATTTAGTCATAATTCATAACACATTTATCTCTTATTAGTTTTAGAACTTTATATTATCAacaatcaaaaatgtttttaatcaaGTGCAGAAAGGCCAACTCGTATCGTCGCATCAATGCCTATTAATCTAACAGCCATTTTTACTAGTATTGAAAGACCCAAAATTAAAAGGATATCATATCTACATTcataacatgttttcaaaaaaatcGGCTGGACAAATAAGCGCCGAAGCTACGATATGGTTAAAAGATCAAAACATGGATGAATAATATAGCAATAGAATCGAAAACACCCTTTATAACGGGCAAATGCATAACATACCAATAAAAGACATTCATTTTCTGTAGGCACTAAAGAACACCTATGTTTTcagtattttaagttttaaatcgTCTATTAAACTCCATTTCCTGATACGAATTAGACTAGTTTAAAACCCAGAAGACATaacttgataaaaataaaatcagaaattCAGAcggtattttataacaataaaccaTAACGTAATAAGAATATTTACGTTGTAACTATATTTTGCCTTTCAGTACGATAAAGCGATATGAAGTATATTCTCAGTTTGTATGGATGCACCGTAAAAAACCTTCCTAGTATAGGTAATACGGTTAGCTAAAAATTTGGCTGAAAGCCCACATTTTTGAAATCCAAGCGGCTGCCCCGCTAACATGCAAAAATCttgacttaatttaatattcacatCGTGtaggtatgtaatattttcGCAATAAAAAGAGTGTTTTATCATCCCAttactgataataataattattaggcactagctgtataatgtatttgttgCCGGTCCTATATTTTACCATGAGTAATGGTGATAATCTTTCAAACTTTGGATCAAACCTTTTTGTATAAGGCGTAAACTAGGTTATGGGGTGTCCATTACCCGTGATTTCAAAAATTTCCTCTGTGTACTATGTCAATTTCATATAACAAAGGGCATtcaaaattgtaattgtaacgCTATTCTTAAAACATGTTGTTCTTAGTACAGTTTTCGGCGTCGAGCATCGTTACTACACTTAGAATGAACATGGCATAACGTTCCATACAATCTAAAACATTATCAGCTCTGCCtttgacaatattattgttattattccgTCAGTTACTTTCATGTTTGAAACTGTGGGCGCCTCTTGTACGCCATTGAAATTAGCGCAATTTCTAAACTATGTCCCTACTCCCTCGAGTTGAGTATCTTTTGTTGCAAGACTATTCGATAAAGTTTCGCtacagaatttattatattcccCATTGCACGCAAACAATAAATACcgcattttgaataaaatatctcaCTTTACTCTTATGGTATGGTAGCCTTAACAGTAACGTTAGGATATCGGCTCTGAGGTCTAGTGGCAGCGTACAACGGTTGTGAACCGTGGACACCAATCATAATTAATGATTTGAATTGCtcagcataaaaatatatgcccTACAATTTgacctctatcacatcatagtaCTAATCTTGGCCGAATTGGGCGCGCTAGTTGCGCCCCTGCACACTTCTTCGAAGATATTTACGGAAATACATTAATGATAAATGAGGAAATTAAAGTATGAACCTAAACGCCATAATGAACGTTTCAAAGCAATAAGGTAAGATTCCGGACGAAAAGAGATTAGCGACATTTTCCTTATTGTGTGATAGATTAaagattgatataattttttaacatggtatttataattatctcaCTTATCCGAAATGCCTTGTGTGAGTGTTTTGTCTTAGAAAttactcatttatattattatataaagctgaagagtttgtttgattaaacgcgttaatctcaagaattactggttcgaatttaaaaatacttttagtgttagatagcccatttatcgacaaacgctataggctatataaaatCACGCTATGATCATCGGGAGCAGAGCAGATAAATgaaaaaacggggaaaaaatattccttctgagagcttccgttgcgtgtgattaaagttacgcaacaatcatgtatgacatgtttgttcctcttaaaaagattttaaaaatatatgataaaacaaagaccccaggcgcatctgtctgcctgcctgaacgcgataaactcaaaaactacctagcgaattgcgatgaaatttggtatggagatttaTTTTGCGATGGACATAGATATACttcttatcccgggaaaatatagagTGGGACTCTTATTCCGGAAAATTCTTTTACGTGGCCGAAGCTGCTggcatatttttctataaaaacctacaaggttatattttgttttacttctgCATTGTTATTacactcaataaaaaaatatcaagtttcatggataagatttttttatcgcGGCACGGTGCGGTCTACACTATTCTTGTTTATAGCTTATTGTAGCGTATGATACGATAATGCTGATATGTTGTTATTTTCCACGTATTTATCTTTATACTTACTCAAATCTTTGAATATTGCAATATTAGCTTAATGAAATTCATAATCAACGTTAACAGTTTTTAAAAACAGGGACGTACTTAGGTCTACTACTAATTTACAACCAGTACCTATATCAGTTTGTATGGATTTCTTCAGGTTTTGAAaggaaataatgttttaattgcataaaatatttttattgcgtgaTATGGAAATTAGACCAATTATGGAACTAACTACTGCTTGCGGCCTCAGCcttgtaatttaacaaaaacactttttttctCAGCTATATTTAGAacattaagtatatttcttttagGCTAAAACTTAAGACAGGTATGGAATGTTTCCTGTTTTATCCATGACgcaaattttgtatatttcattatatgattatattttaaaatggaaagtCATATATTCTTACAATTGAAAAAAGGAATAAACTAAAAAGGAAAAGATTTAAGGCGTCAATACAAAAAAGTACTTACCAAGTATCAGGAACTCTTGAATTCTCCTGAGTGAGACAATGAGTTCCGCTGTAAACGACAGCACCAGCGGCAATATCAGGGTTATGTTTATTTGTGCCGCGTTCATAAACTGCTGCAGCGGATAAATCTAGaacaaaaaaatccaataaataagtaaataaacaaaagacgtaactatttttatataaaaatgtatatttatatatttttaacaaaaatatattggatagtttctaaaaaatgtatatgttcCATATCAGCGAACGGACGAACCCAGCAAAAAGTGCTTTACACTTTTTGTTGGGTGGCTGCATTACGGAaccgtcaaatatttttttctttattaaaatgtacttcGACGATGGGACGCTGATACCATATGAGAATTTTCATAATTGGTAGACCCGCGCCATTTAACCCAAGTTATCGATTCTATGCCttaaaaatacgaaacaatataaatatactttaaacttataatatataattgatataatatactaCACATGTACTATACTGCACAGTTTTGTGGTTTCCGTCTATTATTGCGTGCCACGTCGATTGGTTccgctttttattaatattcaatattttaggaAACGGGTTTTAATCATTCTGAcgcaatgttttttattgaataaggTAAGAATATATTCAACTTCTATATTAAATTACGTTTACCAAGTAGACCGGCTTATAcgaattgttatatttttatccagATTCTACCAGcaaatgtttttcatatttcagttttactattatttttatacaattaccATAACCAAGTGTAGTACAGATAAATATGAATTCTTGATCGATGTATCTTTAAATTCTAGATCTAAAAAACTAAGCTCCCTCTCTTTgctatttaaagtaaaaaatagcaATTAAATTGGTTGTACTACTCACCACAGTGGCGCTCATAGGGTTGCCAAGTAAGATAAAAGTGAGGATTGTGAGGAACAGCGCAGTCCTCTCCGTAAACATCATGAACCCGAGGAACACTGTGCGAAGGATTGTCGCCATCCGCACCTCCTTCAATTCATTTCTCCTCTTCTCGTCAACTACTTTTTGGAACGGTACCTCCCATGCGTACATTTTTATCACCTACAAATgtcaaaaaacattatattaaaaaaattatataaatgaattacaAGTCCTACTCTATCTCCTTCTCATCGAAACAGTTCATTGCTGAGTGACGCCAAACAAAGACATTGCGACCGTACTCACACAAATGGGTCTTCCCATACGAGAGACCTTCCTTCGGTAccgtattttgttatttaaatttgttattgttaaatattttcaattttaataccttataataaaacaatttaatctaAAGAAGGTTCTTTAATCTGCGTCACAAAAGGCACACTTATATCATACTTAATACTTGTTGCTTTTATCAAACTAATGCCTTAACACatgaatagtaataaaaaatgtatcgtCACGcgggtgtaatttttttattattatacccgtgtatatgtatgttatgtactgTATCTGTATACAGTTATATTTGATAGGGAAGCGTCAATTATCTTAGCGCGACAAGGGCCAAAATCAATACGACTGCATTAAATCGGCAGAATATTTGGAatcggtatttatttttaacaaggcATGAATATCGCGAAGCTTTCTAACGAGTGGTCGCGTTTCAACAAGCGAGACCAGAACCGACTTGAATCAACATAATCGATCGGTACGGTTTCGGGACATTCAGGTCTTGAGTTTcggtaattttaaatacttttagtgAGTAAATAGGTCTTGGGTTatgacttgttttttttttcatatgtttcTATAAAGCGGTCCATCATTATATACATAGGTATCTAGCGATAACTACTCAATAACTTACTTGAATGCCATTTATAACTTCGCTCATCACTTTAATCCTTTCATCAGTTTTCTCTGCAGTGCGACCTCGAATCTTGCCTAATACTTGACCAAGAAACCCTGAAAACACATTGTTTTTAGATTTTGGTGAATATTTTTTCCGGTTAAATATAAGAACcaagtttaaaataatgaaaaaaaggaaacaagttagtatataaaaattactaatcAGCAATAAAAGTTAACCAATCACTGTTTTGTAACTTTCTTTCATTCGCCACTTCATTTGAGGTTCAGACGGACAAGATCACTGATAATGCTTAGCATTGATTAAAATGTGTGAGTAAAGAGCATAACCTTGCGAAATTATTTCATGCAACTTGCAGCACGCTatgcttaatattaaattataattttatcctcaAATACTGTTGTTTGCTTAGTTCCACTATAAATGTGAAAAACTTTTAaagatgtttgtttgtttgttataagtTAACGCCTAAACCGCTAAAAAaaagatttggataaaattaacCCCAAAGATAGACCCCGCCTTAAACGTATAgactacttttaataaaaaacgcaACAAAAGGGATTTCACGCAGATGGACCTGCGAGTGAAGGCTAGTATTATCATAATTACCTTGAATAGGTAAAGCTATAATAATGAGTGCAGCTAAACCGATAAGAGCCGCGTACCCCGCCTGGTAATAACCCAAATAGCAAACCGCTACCAATTGTATAGGGATAATCCAAACGAAATGCAAGAACAGGAACGCCAAATCGAATCTTTGTAAATCATTAGACAAAAGGTTCACCACCTTCCCTGCAGTGGTTTCTCCGTGAGAGCTGTTGCTCATGCGCATTAtctacaacataaaatataatattatgcaaattataaaCACCTTTATTGTTAAGGAATATTGTCttataatgataatgaaaattataattctatcaATGCCGACAGCCACTACCCAAGTCATAACATTTCTTTCTATCTTACACATTATAAGCAAATATTACATAGTTACTTTTACCTTTCTAAACATTAAGGAGCTAGTGGCGATTCTGAGTTTCATGCCGAATTGTTGGCAGAATAAATTCCCATGGTGATTTAAATATGCTGCTATCCAGTTACAAGCAATCATGCCGATTGCGTAATATGATGCTTCCTCTCGACTCATAGTGGATTCAGCGGACCAATATGACAAAAGTTTTCCAAAAAGCAGGGGCGTGCCCGTcctgtaatgaaaatatatctgATGGAAAATAACTTAATTGGATGTAGTTATGAGACGTGTTATCAACAGGATTACAGTTTCGATTTACGAGATAACCTTATCAAGGTTTTCGTAAAACATCCAGAATAAGTgaagaaacatattttaacgctaaaaaaaatagttccgATCCCAATACGGGTCAACATATCTTTCTTTTACCAACACTAATTCTAATTAGTTTACTAATTGGTGAACTAAatgagcattttttttaatctatacacTTGTACACTAGTAATGAATATATCGATTATACTAGATTACCTACTGAtctaaaaagataattatagataacttaaaaaatacatgtcGTTTATATCTCTAATATTATACAGAGGTAAAGTTTTGTTTGTTAGTAGGgactaatctcgggaactagtaaagcgattttaaaaattctttcactaaaaGGAAATTAAATGAGTCCTGAGTAGTGTAAGcttcttttatcccggaaacatattttataagcgggacttttatcataGAAAAAATGTCTCACACGAGCATCCGGCAAAAGCTATTTGCAAATATGATTAATCATaatgtgattaaaattattcagtacTGTAAagaagataataattttaagattttataaaattatgagagAACATGATATAAGAAGTCCGTATTGAAATTAAGTACTTACCTGAAGGATACATAACCCAACTGCATAATGCCGCCCGGCACGAACGACCACCCAAACGTTCTAAATAACACTTTCTTGAACGATGGCTTTCTACCGGCACCCCTAGCAGCAGCTTCTTCTTGTAACCAACtcctgtaaaaaaatcaaaaaggtatattttatagaatatttagaGTAATTTGTTTCGGTTTGTGATTATCAATAAGTAGATTACAATTCAGTTTCTAGGAAGTGATATCTTTATTCTATACGAGTTAACGCTCTACAGATTTAATGTTTGTACGAATATCCCGGGGACCAGGACTTAATTCACATGGTCCAAACCACATGACTCCGGCTGATTTGAAATAAAGCctcaaaatacaatatatcagTACATATTATCCAATCGAAGTCCTTACAAggtacaaatacaaaaatcatcGCTATacctttctattttatattttcccttttttttactataaaaactatcctgtttgatgtaaataaaaaaggtggCTTATAACATTCTAAATATTACGTTACATGTCACTACTCCAATCTaacaaagataaaaacaaataagatcTAAAACTAATAGTAGAGGGATGGCCTTTATGGATAATCTCGGTTGCAATGCCTCCGCCGCGGTATTGAAATCCCTTGTATTCGGCACAAATAGataaaacagtaatttattgaaaaatattgaattgcACTAAGTAATaggattgtttttaatttcagtgATATAAGTCGATATTAATCCAAGCAATACGTAAATAGACCATCTTTCTTATCTGTTTGTATGCGCAAATATGAATTTGTAGCGGGTAATAcacatttacaattatatttgtttacacttACTCGAACCGACTTTCTAATCTTATAAATGTCTATGGCGAAATGCCACAGCAATATTgagtaactatattttaatactgaatgtacctacatatttttatagacaaaaaaaCATAAGGGCCAATGCACTCggcgtaattttaattttcataaatttaacataattttaataaattaaataggaaAAGTGATGAAGGTGTTTGGCCAGCTATGTTCAGGCCCGAGTAATAATAGGCTACTTCACTATTGCTATTTATCGGTCACAATCCAGACTCCtggatgatattataataataataatatcagccctgtattatatactgttccactgttgggcacgggcctccgctactactgagagggattaggccttagtccaccacgctggcctagtacgggttggtagggatgatactgagtagaaaaactcactATCACATTTCCCGTCCGGAATTGGGACCCGACACCTCggagcagacgagtcctagagtggagaccgcgtctcggtaagcgtagcgtaggacaACCTCCGACCCGTTGGTCCGGCGacattcgtaggatcgccggtggacgctggataaggagagcggaggaccgagcaacgtagtgcgctctaggggaggcctatgttcagcagtggacagttgtaggctgatgagaatGAGACTTCATCAGAGGCAGTCGAATCCATTAAAATTGCGAATAATTATGTAAAGCAAATGATAACTGGTccattattattgtatgttatCATTGAAAAAATTGTGGACTggaaaaaattgcaaataagtTATAGTTATTTTGTTTCTTCGAAAAGGATTACGGAATTGGTAAGTGGTGTAagtcaattattaattatataaataactaatgaACTGTCGAAAAAAAGGATCTCTAGTAATagttatacctatataaaacataatttctaaAAGACAGCCTTTATAATAAGATGTAAGTATAAATAACaagatatttgagtttttaatataagtaaatttaactCCCTTTTTCCTATGGGGCTATAAAAATACGTGACTCCAAGCAATCTTAAGCCTATTAAATTGCAgtcattttttctttttgtaacatGAATAACAAATTGTTTGATATTATTCAGTTATCTGTATTTATACTGAAAGATGACACACCTACCTACGTATACGTTTGATTCATTTTCTGACTAAGTAATTCATCATTCATTTACTCAATTGACGATGTTGATGTGACGTCGCAATTGATAACCAATAATATCAATATCCGTATTTTCCACGACATATTTCTCAACTGTCAGACGACGCACAGCCTATACAAAGGATTCTTAGTCCattaaaaagttacatttggggttgcgttttttagaggacgcaattttatttttttgaagtgtagggggggtcagtctaaagctaaaaccaagtttgtggggtcgccacccttgtcccacggccgccatcttgaaaataggggttgaaatggttttacgatgtatctcttaaactatttatctgacaaaaaatgtataaacatttttgttgcaaataaaattctctataactttggtctagtaacttttgtcgtagaactataaaaaaagttataagcgaaaatgttaagaaattcaatgttaagcaatgtccattgcaacgtcatcagaacgtgtgtttataaggttcataataattttttttgtactctcattaatacccaaatacccaagggaccattagggaacaaagaacatctgcctgctattattattattatttttctaacctctcttattgtaagaatagctgataatattgtgttgaagttgtcgtagtaaagttatttattagcatattgacttttaaaagtcttttaaaagtcaaaatgctaataaaaaaagtagttttcactaaagttaaaatcgtgtctaaaatcattcgaaatcgtcttcacaatcaaaaacagaataaaatacttccgcacgtacagaaatatgtagcacaactaaaagatataagttgaacgacaacttcaacacaatattatcagctattcttacaataagagaggttagaaataataataataatagcaggcagatgttcttttgttccctaatggtcccttgggtattcgggtattaatgagagtacaaaaaagagtattatgaaccttataaacacacgttctgatgacgttgcaatggacattgcttaacattgaatttcttaacattttcgcttataactttttttatagttctacgacaaaagttactagactaaagttgtagagaatttaatttgcaacaaaaatgtttatacattttttgtcagataaatagtttaagagatacatcgtaaaaccatttcaacccctattttcaagatggcggccgtaggacaagggtggcgaccccacaaacttggttttagctttagactgacctcccctacacttcaaaaaaataaaattgcgtcctctaaaaaacgcaaggtaaggcctaaaaaatgtaacatttcaatggactatctAAGAACATTAATAGCAGCTCTATGCTGGCTGGCTGATTACAAATTCATTGTATACATACCATAGTTTTAAagaagcaaaataaaattcaaacaaggTCATagtatctaaaattatattactattattttttacgaggtgttactcgcggcttcgcacgaATGGGAAGCCTTTCCAtctacaaaagtcgctaaaacacGGTACAATGCTAttgccatctattaaaaaatcagatgAAAAATTCCATTATATCCATGGAAGCAATTCATCGGGATAAAGGTAGCCTATATCCAAGATTTCAACTATGCGTTTTCCAAATCTCATCCAAACCCTTCGATTattactgcgtttacttttaacaaacatccacaCTTTTCCACAAgctttcacatttaaaatattatacctatagtAAATTATACTGTTATTTCATGAGAGGGTATCTTCTGTCTACGTAAAAATACCGCGAAAATGTTACGTAGTGGCGATACGGTAAAATAACGATGGATTGTCACCATAAAATATTACAGGCTTGACGCTACTTCTTAGCTTATGCGGCATTTAAATCAATTGTAGTATTAAATTGAATGACAAGCGGCTCCTTAATATTCTGATCTAAATACAAAGAACACTCGTAACGCGATATATTAGTTTACTGCTTGTttgtttaatatagtttttatactccaattatgtatttatttatttgaacagccaacaaaacatacaccttacatagtttgttttttaacaattccataagtgattgctgcagtgctgttttaattacaggctgtcgcAGCATGGCCATAATTATAAAGAAGGGagccataattattataaataatatatattatctacatattattaatataaatataatcatattaacaaaaagtaaGTTCTAAACTATTTCACGTTcgatgtaaatatattgttttaaaagttaGTTGTAAGATAATTTTGGAAAGTAGTCTGATAAGACTACTTTCCAAAATTATcacgttaatattataatattacttccAATAAGCCTTAGCAGTTATCCGTAACACGtcactatattttaaaaaggccaaacaaattatttctttGACACGGTAAAGAGTAATTCTAAATATCATAGATGCCTTTTAactcataaacaaattaaataatgcctaatggacaaaaaacatgaaatagaattatttttaaacttttatatatcgaaataggtatttttaaattaagaatttaaaacaaaaacaatgtaaacaataaaataaagcttacTCCTCAAGAGCGTCACCGACGAGCTTCGAGTCGTAAACGTGTTTCGCCGGCTTTAAATCATATTCTTCCAAAT
This genomic window contains:
- the LOC119192371 gene encoding multidrug resistance-associated protein 4-like codes for the protein MGVLKDKGDKKQTKYETKKLPAEKDPPGLLSRLFFCWMFPIFYNGTQRDLEEYDLKPAKHVYDSKLVGDALEESWLQEEAAARGAGRKPSFKKVLFRTFGWSFVPGGIMQLGYVSFRTGTPLLFGKLLSYWSAESTMSREEASYYAIGMIACNWIAAYLNHHGNLFCQQFGMKLRIATSSLMFRKIMRMSNSSHGETTAGKVVNLLSNDLQRFDLAFLFLHFVWIIPIQLVAVCYLGYYQAGYAALIGLAALIIIALPIQGFLGQVLGKIRGRTAEKTDERIKVMSEVINGIQVIKMYAWEVPFQKVVDEKRRNELKEVRMATILRTVFLGFMMFTERTALFLTILTFILLGNPMSATVIYPLQQFMNAAQINITLILPLVLSFTAELIVSLRRIQEFLILDDRADLIATTPATPTSNLFRNVKGSFREFHPDAVRPLSYNQKSDTFVASHATGNMPQKNSRLLRSMSHFDDAAVQIHDVSASWTGDPNFLALKNISLRLRKGKLCAIIGPVGSGK